ACAGCCTCTGCGAGCATCATCTCCTTCCGTTCTACGGGCGCGCCCACATCGCCTATCTTCCCGACGGCAAGATCATCGGTCTCTCGAAGCTCCCGAGGATCGTGGACGCCTATTCGCGGAGGCTCCAGATCCAGGAGCGTCTCACGCAGCAGATCGCCCAGTGCATCGACGAGGCCATCCGTCCCCTCGGAGTGGGAGTGGTCGTGGAGGCCTTCCACCTCTGCATCGCGATGCGCGGCGTCCAGAAGCAGAACGCCTTCGCCACGACCAGCACGATGCTGGGCGTCTTCAGGGACGATCGTGCGGCCCGGAGC
This window of the Candidatus Eisenbacteria bacterium genome carries:
- the folE gene encoding GTP cyclohydrolase I FolE, encoding MEDLIRSLLLELGEDPSRQGLQKTPRRVAESLRFLTAGHDHDVRQILTGAIFDEPYDEMVIVKEIDFYSLCEHHLLPFYGRAHIAYLPDGKIIGLSKLPRIVDAYSRRLQIQERLTQQIAQCIDEAIRPLGVGVVVEAFHLCIAMRGVQKQNAFATTSTMLGVFRDDRAARS